A genomic segment from Truepera sp. encodes:
- a CDS encoding polysaccharide pyruvyl transferase family protein yields the protein MIQAAADAQIEQAAAGAGPRVLLVSDNRDNANWGSRATTMALLELMAAAGLSPSDRVLDAEVRSRVALADGPVAGRLLRQPALARLAVAGLARGGRTRLSLERLGVRDAVSDDPAETVRRWRRSGREPLAEWIARVERADAVVVNGEGSMIFTTPSRLEQRFHLAVMQLAHEADVPFAYVNALVADPANGPRNAATVAATRRLLPQARLVTTRDPWSQAFLREVAPEVASVYVPDSVFAWKGRVGRGRDLLARPEYLTPFHERPDRLGTWDFQRPYICVGGSSEAAKDPKRAAASYRRLLQALPELGYPLVVTVSSTGDAFLEELAHELGLPLVPADTNVMVATEILAHAELVVTGRYHPAILAGLGGVPGVLLGADSHKTASVQQMLGYPDIHVFAEQPTAADVSAILQRARRVLAERQRWQEAIETALALRAAEARRLTGHLESLGQVSA from the coding sequence GTGATCCAGGCGGCCGCTGACGCCCAGATCGAGCAGGCCGCGGCCGGCGCCGGGCCGCGCGTGCTGCTGGTGTCGGACAACCGCGACAACGCCAACTGGGGCAGCCGCGCCACCACCATGGCGCTGCTCGAACTCATGGCCGCCGCCGGCCTCTCGCCTTCCGACCGCGTGCTGGACGCCGAGGTGCGCTCGCGCGTGGCGCTGGCCGACGGGCCGGTGGCGGGCCGCCTCCTGCGGCAACCGGCCCTCGCCCGGCTCGCCGTGGCCGGCCTGGCGCGCGGCGGCCGCACGCGCCTGTCACTGGAGCGCCTGGGCGTCCGCGACGCCGTCAGCGACGACCCCGCCGAGACGGTGCGCCGCTGGCGCCGCTCAGGGCGCGAGCCGCTGGCGGAGTGGATCGCGCGCGTGGAGCGCGCGGACGCGGTGGTCGTCAACGGCGAGGGGAGCATGATCTTCACCACCCCCTCGCGCCTGGAGCAGCGCTTCCACCTGGCCGTGATGCAGCTCGCGCACGAGGCGGACGTGCCCTTCGCCTACGTCAACGCGCTGGTCGCCGACCCGGCCAACGGGCCCCGCAACGCCGCCACCGTGGCGGCGACCCGGCGGCTGCTGCCCCAGGCGCGCCTGGTGACGACGCGCGACCCCTGGTCGCAGGCGTTCCTCCGCGAGGTGGCGCCCGAGGTGGCCTCGGTTTACGTACCCGACAGCGTCTTCGCCTGGAAGGGGCGCGTAGGGCGCGGGCGCGACCTCCTGGCGCGCCCCGAGTACCTGACTCCCTTCCACGAACGCCCCGATCGGCTGGGGACCTGGGACTTCCAACGGCCGTACATCTGCGTGGGCGGCAGCTCGGAGGCCGCCAAGGACCCTAAGCGGGCGGCCGCCTCGTACCGGCGCCTGCTTCAGGCGCTGCCGGAGCTGGGGTACCCGCTGGTGGTGACGGTGAGCTCGACGGGCGACGCCTTCCTGGAGGAGCTGGCGCACGAGCTGGGCCTGCCGCTGGTGCCGGCGGACACCAACGTCATGGTGGCCACCGAAATCCTGGCGCACGCCGAACTGGTAGTGACGGGCCGTTACCACCCCGCCATCCTGGCGGGCTTGGGCGGCGTGCCGGGCGTGCTGCTGGGCGCCGACTCGCACAAGACCGCCAGCGTGCAGCAGATGCTCGGCTACCCCGACATCCACGTGTTCGCCGAGCAGCCCACGGCCGCTGACGTTAGCGCCATCTTGCAGCGGGCGCGGAGGGTGCTCGCGGAACGCCAGCGCTGGCAGGAGGCCATCGAGACGGCGTTGGCCCTCCGCGCGGCCGAAGCGCGCCGCCTGACGGGTCACCTCGAGTCGCTCGGGCAGGTCAGCGCCTGA
- a CDS encoding HAMP domain-containing sensor histidine kinase: MTSPMTRPPRSSLYWRLLPSYLVVVVVALGTMFLAGEALAPYFLQRHVDAMMESLHAHGDQTLDAMADDLTAGFRRALTQSLLWALVASGAAATMVGLYVTRRVVRPLRALTRASGRIAGGRYSQRLTQRAPGEIGELAAAFNTMAATLEKSEERRVQLMADVAHEFRTPLSNLRGYLEGLEDGVFAPEELAAPARRQLQRLERLADDLSLLSRVETGQVDLHPAEVAAVTLLDAVAEAFRPRFEAKDVTLEVAAAPDVRVWADAERSGQVLTNLVANALRFTPAGGRVKLAVYAVGEGWVRFEVSDTGGGIPQGQLSLVFNRFYRGDQARAQQEGGGSGIGLTLAKQLVERQGGDIGVSSRLGQGSTFWFTLPRAPDAG, encoded by the coding sequence ATGACTAGCCCGATGACCCGGCCGCCCCGCTCGAGCCTCTACTGGCGCCTGCTGCCCTCCTACCTGGTGGTGGTGGTGGTGGCGCTGGGCACGATGTTCCTGGCGGGCGAAGCGCTGGCGCCCTACTTCTTGCAGCGCCACGTGGACGCCATGATGGAGTCGCTGCACGCCCACGGCGACCAGACGCTCGACGCCATGGCCGACGACCTGACGGCCGGCTTCCGGCGCGCCCTGACGCAGTCGCTCTTGTGGGCGCTGGTGGCGTCCGGGGCTGCCGCCACTATGGTTGGCCTTTACGTCACGCGGCGGGTGGTGCGGCCGCTGCGGGCGCTGACGCGCGCCAGCGGCCGCATCGCCGGCGGGCGCTACAGCCAGCGTCTGACGCAGCGGGCGCCGGGCGAGATCGGGGAGCTGGCGGCGGCGTTCAACACCATGGCGGCGACGCTGGAGAAGAGCGAGGAGCGGCGCGTGCAGCTCATGGCCGACGTGGCGCACGAGTTCCGCACGCCCCTGTCGAACCTGCGTGGCTACCTGGAGGGCCTCGAGGACGGGGTGTTCGCGCCCGAGGAGCTGGCGGCGCCGGCCCGGAGGCAGTTGCAGCGGCTGGAGCGCCTGGCGGACGACTTGAGCCTGCTGTCGCGCGTGGAGACCGGCCAGGTCGACCTGCACCCGGCGGAGGTGGCGGCCGTCACCCTGCTCGATGCCGTGGCGGAGGCGTTCCGGCCGCGCTTCGAGGCCAAGGACGTGACGCTGGAGGTGGCGGCCGCGCCCGACGTTCGCGTATGGGCCGACGCCGAGCGCAGCGGCCAGGTGCTCACCAACCTGGTGGCCAACGCCCTGCGCTTCACGCCTGCCGGGGGCCGGGTCAAGCTTGCGGTTTACGCGGTTGGCGAGGGGTGGGTGCGCTTCGAGGTCAGCGACACGGGCGGCGGCATCCCACAGGGGCAGCTCAGCCTGGTGTTCAACCGCTTCTACCGCGGCGACCAGGCGCGCGCCCAGCAGGAGGGCGGCGGCAGCGGCATCGGGCTCACGCTCGCCAAGCAGTTAGTGGAGCGCCAAGGCGGCGACATCGGCGTCAGCAGCCGCCTGGGGCAGGGCAGCACCTTCTGGTTCACGCTGCCGCGGGCGCCGGACGCGGGCTGA
- a CDS encoding four-helix bundle copper-binding protein produces the protein MMQAADMFRTHPRQSQVEISVLAKCVDECYACAQTCTACADACLGEANVAELVRCIRLNEDCKAACLATGEMLSRVTEADWSVLRAQVRACLTACQVCGAECEKHAGHMEHFRVCAEACRACEQACQALLDAIPA, from the coding sequence ATGATGCAAGCAGCCGACATGTTTCGAACCCACCCGCGCCAATCCCAGGTCGAAATCTCCGTGCTGGCGAAGTGCGTCGACGAATGCTACGCCTGCGCTCAGACCTGCACCGCCTGCGCCGACGCCTGCCTAGGGGAAGCGAACGTGGCTGAGCTGGTGCGCTGCATCCGCCTCAACGAGGACTGCAAGGCGGCGTGCCTCGCAACGGGCGAGATGCTCTCGCGCGTGACGGAGGCCGACTGGAGCGTCCTGCGCGCGCAGGTGCGGGCGTGCCTCACGGCCTGCCAGGTGTGCGGCGCCGAGTGCGAGAAGCACGCCGGGCACATGGAGCACTTCCGCGTATGCGCCGAGGCCTGCCGCGCGTGCGAGCAGGCGTGCCAGGCCCTGCTGGACGCCATCCCGGCCTGA
- a CDS encoding heavy metal-associated domain-containing protein: MNKLIIEGMTCAHCQASVKNALEGVPGVTSAAVDLSAGSARVEGDADVQALIRAVEEEGYSARPAT; encoded by the coding sequence ATGAACAAGCTCATCATCGAAGGCATGACCTGCGCGCACTGCCAGGCGTCCGTCAAGAACGCACTCGAGGGCGTCCCCGGCGTCACCAGCGCCGCCGTCGACCTGAGCGCCGGCTCGGCGCGGGTCGAGGGCGACGCCGACGTCCAGGCGCTCATCCGCGCGGTCGAGGAGGAAGGCTACAGCGCGCGGCCCGCCACGTGA
- a CDS encoding helix-turn-helix domain-containing protein, which produces MITTAAEYARATRRLRDESEHLDRLREALSRADLAAEEVERLMRPALDYHSELRREVEAYERERPVELEPLSRLTDIGRWLTELRSQRGWTQQRLAAALGTSAPLVCRDERNGYRNISTQRAQRILDAFGAQISVRIERLAPVEQLPGASPLEVIRESLARFVGADEEGLELWLTSPHPQLGGTSPQELLEAGEDEFVAQFVQDMVASATTSGAEVH; this is translated from the coding sequence GTGATCACCACGGCGGCGGAGTACGCCCGCGCCACGCGACGCTTGCGGGACGAGAGCGAGCACCTGGATCGACTGCGGGAGGCCTTGAGCCGCGCCGACCTGGCGGCCGAAGAGGTCGAGCGCCTCATGCGGCCGGCCCTTGACTATCACTCGGAGCTCCGCAGGGAGGTCGAGGCGTACGAACGCGAGCGCCCAGTGGAGCTCGAACCGCTCAGCCGCCTAACCGACATCGGCCGCTGGCTGACCGAACTGCGCTCTCAGCGGGGGTGGACGCAGCAGCGCCTCGCCGCCGCGCTGGGCACGAGCGCCCCGCTGGTCTGCCGGGACGAGCGCAACGGTTACCGGAACATCAGCACCCAGAGGGCGCAGCGCATCCTCGACGCTTTCGGGGCGCAGATCAGCGTGCGGATCGAACGCCTCGCGCCGGTCGAACAGTTGCCGGGCGCGTCACCCCTGGAGGTAATACGCGAGAGCCTGGCGCGGTTCGTTGGCGCCGACGAGGAGGGCCTGGAGCTGTGGCTGACGTCGCCGCATCCGCAGTTGGGGGGCACCTCGCCGCAGGAGCTGCTCGAGGCCGGCGAGGACGAGTTCGTCGCCCAGTTCGTGCAGGACATGGTGGCGAGCGCAACTACCAGCGGGGCCGAGGTCCATTAG
- a CDS encoding DUF305 domain-containing protein — protein sequence MTHRKTLFAALLAAALTTTALANPDHHPPGTTTPPGAAPMGMGGAMMGADAMGGMHGPMMGHMPSGMMRQMHEMMAQMHGMPAGQTPGMMHGAAGTTELGGLAGEEFEVAFMSMMIAHHQGAIAMADWVLERGDDPEVLAAARAVKAAQAPEIEQMTTWLRAWYDAEVDGASAATMDAEMSGMMTAMAEGPDPDAAFLTEMIAHHQGAIDMAQLALERATHAELRDLARDVIVTQAGEVHQYQAWLADSAD from the coding sequence ATGACGCACCGCAAGACACTCTTCGCCGCGCTGCTCGCCGCCGCGCTGACCACCACCGCCCTCGCCAACCCCGACCACCACCCGCCCGGCACGACCACGCCCCCCGGCGCCGCCCCCATGGGGATGGGTGGCGCGATGATGGGCGCCGACGCGATGGGCGGCATGCACGGGCCCATGATGGGCCACATGCCAAGCGGCATGATGCGCCAGATGCACGAGATGATGGCCCAGATGCACGGGATGCCCGCCGGTCAGACGCCGGGCATGATGCACGGCGCCGCCGGCACGACAGAGCTGGGAGGCTTGGCTGGCGAGGAGTTCGAGGTGGCCTTCATGTCGATGATGATCGCCCACCACCAGGGCGCCATCGCCATGGCCGACTGGGTGCTCGAGCGCGGCGACGACCCCGAGGTGCTGGCCGCCGCGCGCGCTGTCAAGGCCGCCCAGGCGCCCGAGATCGAGCAGATGACCACCTGGCTGCGCGCGTGGTACGACGCCGAGGTCGACGGCGCCTCGGCGGCGACGATGGACGCCGAGATGAGCGGCATGATGACGGCCATGGCCGAAGGCCCAGACCCGGATGCCGCCTTCCTGACGGAGATGATCGCGCACCACCAGGGCGCCATCGACATGGCCCAGCTCGCGCTCGAGCGCGCCACGCACGCGGAGCTGCGCGACCTGGCGCGCGACGTCATCGTCACGCAAGCCGGCGAGGTGCACCAATACCAGGCGTGGCTGGCCGACTCCGCCGACTGA
- a CDS encoding cytochrome c: MRTQGSRRKRAGRWWLIGLLVAAGVVANVIVWFRPFGWPPARVRYEYPTYSAAQVAAGEALYRVTCSACHGPAGEGDAAAEVPALDGSMHAWHHADSLFARYIREGGVYMPAVAPEWSDEQVTAVLAYVKQWWEPRQRAYQHEVSEANPATP, from the coding sequence ATGCGAACGCAAGGTTCACGACGTAAACGCGCTGGTCGGTGGTGGCTCATCGGCCTCCTGGTCGCGGCGGGAGTGGTGGCCAACGTCATCGTGTGGTTCAGGCCGTTCGGCTGGCCGCCGGCGCGCGTGCGCTACGAGTACCCGACCTACTCAGCGGCGCAAGTGGCGGCGGGAGAGGCGCTATACCGCGTCACCTGCAGCGCGTGCCATGGCCCAGCCGGCGAGGGCGACGCGGCGGCGGAGGTGCCGGCTTTGGACGGGAGCATGCACGCGTGGCACCATGCCGACAGCTTGTTCGCGCGCTACATCCGCGAGGGCGGCGTGTACATGCCGGCGGTGGCGCCCGAGTGGAGCGACGAGCAGGTGACGGCGGTACTGGCCTACGTCAAGCAGTGGTGGGAACCGCGCCAGCGCGCCTATCAGCACGAGGTGTCGGAAGCGAACCCAGCCACTCCTTGA
- a CDS encoding heavy metal translocating P-type ATPase, translating to MESVSLGIRGMTCASCTARVERALTKVAGVSEATVNLATERASVRFDAQQTGVPALLEAVARAGYDPVTERTSLAVSGMTCASCTARVERSLKRLDGVVDASVNLATERASVTYLPGLLTPADLSAAVTAAGYEAREAAASGERVDRERQAREAEVRALRRDVVLAGALTLPLVVFVMLPMLVPALEARLLALVPAQAINLVSFVLASVVQFGPGRRFYRPGWNSLRRGSPDMNSLVMLGTSAAYGYSVVATFLPRLLPAGTVHVYYEASAAIITLILLGKYLEAIAKGRTSEAIKKLLGLQAKTARVVRAGQELTLPVDQVVPGDAVLVRPGERIPVDGRVLTGASFVDESMITGEPIPARKATGDEVVGGTVNTTGAFTFEATKVGADTVLAQIIKMVEDAQGSKLPIQALADKVVSVFVPIVIVIALVTFGVWMLFGPEPALTFALVNTVAVLIIACPCAMGLATPTSIMVGTGKAAELGILFRNGAALQTLQEAKQVALDKTGTLTKGKPELTDLVTLPGFDRLEVLALTASVEQASEHPVAQAIVDAATAQGAALGGADAFEAVPGYGVEGRVNGRLVQVGADRYMRRLGVDVTAFASDAGRLADEGKTPLYAAVDGRLAAVIAVADPIKDSTPQAIESLHALGLRVVMITGDNERTARAIARRLGIDEVLAEVLPDGKVEAVKRLQAQGGKVAFVGDGINDAPALAQADVGLAIGTGTDIAIESADVVLMAGDLRGITNALALSRKAITNIKQNLFWAFFYNTVLIPVAAGVLYPAFGILLSPILAAAAMGLSSVFVLTNALRLRNFTPPITSAAHPGGAPAARLAAA from the coding sequence ATGGAAAGCGTAAGCCTGGGGATCCGCGGCATGACGTGCGCGAGCTGCACCGCGCGCGTCGAGCGGGCCCTGACCAAGGTGGCGGGCGTGAGCGAAGCCACCGTCAACCTGGCCACCGAGCGCGCCAGCGTGCGCTTCGACGCCCAGCAGACGGGCGTGCCCGCCCTGCTCGAGGCGGTCGCGCGGGCCGGCTACGACCCGGTGACCGAACGCACCAGCCTGGCGGTGAGCGGCATGACCTGCGCGAGCTGCACGGCGCGCGTCGAGCGTAGCCTCAAACGCCTCGACGGCGTCGTCGACGCTAGCGTCAACCTGGCCACCGAGCGCGCCAGCGTCACCTACCTCCCCGGGCTGCTGACCCCCGCCGACCTGAGCGCGGCGGTGACCGCGGCCGGCTACGAGGCGCGCGAGGCGGCCGCGAGCGGCGAGCGCGTCGACCGGGAGCGCCAGGCGCGTGAGGCGGAGGTGCGCGCCCTGCGGCGCGACGTCGTCCTCGCTGGCGCCCTCACGCTGCCGCTGGTGGTGTTCGTGATGCTGCCCATGCTGGTGCCGGCGCTGGAGGCGCGGCTGCTGGCGCTGGTGCCGGCCCAGGCGATCAACCTCGTCTCGTTCGTGCTCGCCAGCGTGGTGCAGTTCGGGCCGGGTCGGCGCTTCTACCGTCCCGGCTGGAACAGCCTGCGTCGCGGCAGCCCGGACATGAACAGCCTGGTGATGCTGGGCACCAGCGCCGCCTACGGCTACTCGGTGGTCGCCACCTTCCTGCCGCGCCTGCTGCCGGCGGGCACGGTGCACGTCTATTACGAGGCGTCGGCGGCGATCATCACCCTCATCCTGCTCGGTAAGTACCTCGAGGCCATCGCCAAGGGCCGCACCAGCGAGGCCATCAAGAAGCTGCTGGGCCTGCAGGCGAAGACGGCGCGCGTGGTGCGCGCCGGTCAGGAGCTCACCCTGCCTGTCGACCAGGTCGTGCCCGGCGACGCCGTGCTGGTGCGCCCCGGCGAGCGGATCCCCGTCGACGGGCGCGTGCTGACGGGCGCGTCGTTCGTGGACGAGTCGATGATCACCGGCGAACCCATCCCCGCGCGCAAGGCTACGGGCGACGAGGTGGTGGGCGGCACGGTGAACACCACCGGCGCCTTCACCTTCGAGGCCACCAAGGTCGGCGCCGACACCGTGCTGGCGCAGATCATCAAGATGGTCGAGGACGCCCAGGGCTCCAAGCTGCCCATCCAGGCGCTGGCCGACAAGGTCGTCAGCGTCTTCGTGCCCATAGTCATCGTCATCGCGCTCGTCACCTTCGGTGTGTGGATGCTGTTCGGCCCCGAACCGGCCCTCACCTTCGCGCTGGTGAACACCGTGGCGGTGCTGATCATCGCCTGCCCCTGCGCCATGGGCCTCGCCACGCCCACCAGCATCATGGTCGGCACCGGCAAGGCCGCCGAGCTGGGCATCCTCTTCCGCAACGGCGCCGCGCTGCAGACGCTGCAGGAGGCCAAGCAGGTCGCCCTCGACAAGACCGGCACCCTCACCAAGGGCAAGCCCGAGCTCACCGACCTCGTCACCCTGCCGGGCTTCGACCGGCTCGAGGTGCTGGCCTTGACCGCCAGCGTGGAGCAGGCATCCGAGCACCCGGTCGCCCAGGCGATCGTGGACGCTGCCACGGCGCAGGGCGCCGCCCTAGGCGGCGCCGACGCGTTCGAGGCGGTGCCGGGCTACGGCGTGGAGGGCCGCGTGAACGGCCGCCTCGTGCAGGTGGGCGCCGACCGCTACATGCGGCGCCTGGGCGTCGACGTGACGGCGTTCGCCAGCGACGCCGGGCGCCTGGCTGACGAGGGCAAGACGCCCCTGTACGCCGCCGTCGACGGCCGGCTCGCCGCCGTCATCGCAGTCGCCGACCCCATCAAGGACTCCACCCCCCAGGCCATCGAGTCGCTGCACGCGCTCGGCCTGCGCGTGGTGATGATCACCGGCGACAACGAGCGCACCGCCCGCGCCATCGCCCGCCGCCTGGGCATCGACGAGGTGCTCGCCGAAGTCCTGCCCGACGGCAAGGTGGAGGCCGTGAAGCGCCTGCAGGCGCAGGGCGGCAAGGTGGCGTTCGTGGGCGACGGCATCAACGACGCGCCCGCGCTGGCGCAGGCCGACGTGGGCCTCGCCATCGGCACCGGCACCGACATCGCCATCGAATCCGCCGACGTGGTGCTGATGGCCGGCGACCTGCGCGGCATCACCAACGCCCTCGCCCTCTCGCGCAAGGCCATCACCAACATCAAGCAGAACCTATTCTGGGCGTTCTTCTACAACACCGTGCTTATCCCCGTCGCCGCCGGCGTGCTCTACCCGGCCTTCGGCATCCTCCTCAGCCCCATCCTGGCCGCCGCCGCCATGGGCCTCTCCAGCGTCTTCGTGCTCACCAACGCCCTGCGCCTGCGCAACTTCACGCCCCCCATCACCAGCGCCGCCCACCCGGGCGGCGCGCCGGCTGCGCGGCTGGCCGCCGCGTGA
- a CDS encoding metal-sensitive transcriptional regulator — MSSAAAGGAEATTTAEHLHLDPATREDVQLRLKSARGHLDGILRMLADPDVYCVDILKQVKAVQGALARVSDAVLRSHIRDHVATASQRGDTEHIVTELMEALKYRT, encoded by the coding sequence GTGAGCTCGGCAGCCGCGGGCGGCGCCGAGGCGACCACCACCGCGGAGCACCTGCACCTCGACCCCGCCACGCGCGAAGATGTTCAGCTCCGCCTGAAGAGCGCCCGCGGCCACCTGGACGGCATCCTGCGCATGCTCGCGGACCCGGACGTCTACTGCGTCGACATCCTCAAGCAGGTCAAGGCCGTGCAGGGGGCGCTGGCGCGCGTCAGCGACGCCGTGCTCAGGTCGCACATCCGCGACCACGTCGCCACCGCCAGCCAGCGCGGCGACACCGAGCACATCGTCACGGAACTGATGGAAGCCCTCAAGTACCGCACCTGA
- a CDS encoding DUF411 domain-containing protein — MKRWLLTLTPLLALAVTATALLGGQPAHAAVPLAGLQVTVTKSPWCGCCGDYIEILRERGMEVTVIDTEDTAGAKLALGVPPTTWSCHTTEVDGYAVEGHVPLEAIERLLSERPAVTGIALPGMPAGSPGMNGVKSAPFQVVAFDAGGVRLFGNY, encoded by the coding sequence GTGAAGAGATGGCTACTGACACTGACCCCGCTGCTAGCGCTGGCGGTGACCGCCACCGCGCTGCTGGGCGGCCAACCCGCCCACGCCGCGGTCCCGCTGGCGGGCCTGCAGGTGACCGTCACCAAGTCCCCCTGGTGCGGCTGCTGCGGCGACTACATCGAGATCCTGCGCGAGCGCGGGATGGAGGTGACGGTGATCGACACCGAGGACACCGCCGGCGCCAAGCTGGCCCTCGGCGTGCCGCCCACCACCTGGAGCTGCCACACCACCGAGGTCGACGGCTACGCCGTGGAAGGCCACGTGCCCCTGGAGGCCATCGAGCGGCTGCTGAGCGAACGCCCCGCCGTGACCGGCATCGCGCTGCCCGGCATGCCCGCCGGCTCGCCCGGGATGAACGGCGTCAAGAGCGCGCCGTTCCAGGTCGTCGCCTTCGACGCCGGCGGCGTGCGCCTCTTCGGAAACTACTAG
- a CDS encoding response regulator transcription factor, producing MSRILVVEDDADAAQVVSAYLTREGYAVEVAHDGAAGLQAALTAPPALVVLDWMLPGVAGPEFLTALRRAQRTPVIMLTARSEESDRIVGLELGADDYVVKPFSPRELVARVRAVLRRSQAREVAEADEAVEHRGLRVDPLQRQASFAGREVELTTLEFDLLFALARAPGRVFSRNDLIERVWGPDFTGVDRVVDVHVSNLRQKLASVGADALLVTVRGVGYKVA from the coding sequence ATGAGCCGCATCCTGGTGGTGGAGGACGACGCTGACGCCGCGCAGGTGGTGAGCGCCTACCTGACGCGCGAGGGTTACGCCGTCGAGGTGGCGCACGACGGCGCCGCCGGCCTGCAAGCGGCGCTTACGGCGCCGCCGGCCCTGGTGGTGCTCGACTGGATGCTGCCGGGCGTGGCCGGCCCCGAGTTCCTCACCGCGCTCAGGCGCGCACAGCGCACGCCCGTCATCATGCTGACGGCCAGGAGCGAGGAGAGCGACCGCATCGTGGGGCTGGAGCTGGGCGCGGACGACTACGTGGTGAAGCCGTTCAGCCCGCGCGAGCTGGTGGCGCGCGTGCGCGCGGTGCTGAGGCGCAGCCAGGCGCGCGAGGTGGCGGAGGCGGACGAGGCGGTGGAGCATCGCGGCCTGCGCGTCGATCCGCTGCAGCGCCAGGCGAGCTTCGCGGGGCGCGAGGTGGAGCTGACCACGCTGGAGTTCGACCTGCTGTTCGCGCTGGCGCGCGCGCCGGGGCGGGTGTTCAGCCGCAACGACCTCATCGAGCGCGTGTGGGGCCCCGACTTCACCGGCGTCGACCGCGTGGTTGACGTGCACGTTTCAAACCTGCGCCAGAAGCTCGCCAGCGTGGGCGCGGACGCCCTGCTGGTGACCGTGCGCGGCGTCGGCTACAAGGTGGCATGA
- a CDS encoding DUF305 domain-containing protein: MKDRPYATLGLAVAIHFLIMWTLTYVGVAAFEHIHLNLNRFYMAVVMVAPMIVVMLVAMRHMFKNKRLNAVLYTVSTLVFLGAFTAIRTQAFVGDAQLSLSMIPHHSIAIKNCEQATLRDPETVQLCEEIIRAQREEIAQMEGILERLSR; the protein is encoded by the coding sequence GTGAAGGACCGGCCGTACGCGACCCTAGGGCTCGCCGTCGCTATTCACTTCCTGATCATGTGGACCCTTACTTACGTGGGCGTGGCCGCGTTCGAGCACATTCACCTCAACTTGAACCGCTTCTACATGGCCGTGGTGATGGTGGCGCCCATGATCGTCGTCATGCTCGTCGCGATGCGGCACATGTTCAAGAACAAGCGCCTCAACGCGGTGCTTTATACCGTTAGCACGTTGGTGTTCCTGGGTGCGTTCACCGCTATCCGAACGCAGGCGTTCGTGGGCGACGCGCAGCTCTCCCTGTCGATGATCCCGCACCACTCCATAGCCATCAAGAACTGCGAGCAGGCCACGCTGCGAGACCCGGAGACCGTTCAGCTTTGCGAGGAGATCATCCGCGCGCAACGTGAGGAGATCGCCCAGATGGAGGGCATCCTGGAGCGGCTATCTCGCTAG
- a CDS encoding cytochrome c, translating to MSRKPKQRRRPRPSTIALASGVVIIVMLAVYARIGSGGSGPLTYPTYPAEQIARGEQAYQANCATCHGVTGAGNSRAGIPALDGTMHAWHHPDSQIAAMIRQGGFMMPAVGPDWSDEQVTDVIAYIKEWWKPQQRAAQARLSGTP from the coding sequence TTGTCCCGAAAGCCCAAGCAACGCCGCCGCCCGCGCCCATCCACCATCGCCCTCGCATCGGGCGTCGTCATCATCGTGATGCTCGCCGTTTACGCCCGCATCGGCAGCGGCGGTTCCGGGCCGCTCACCTACCCCACCTATCCGGCCGAGCAGATCGCCCGCGGCGAGCAGGCGTACCAGGCGAACTGCGCCACCTGCCACGGCGTCACGGGCGCCGGCAACTCGCGCGCCGGCATCCCAGCCCTGGACGGCACCATGCACGCCTGGCACCACCCCGACTCGCAGATCGCCGCCATGATCCGGCAGGGCGGCTTCATGATGCCAGCCGTCGGCCCCGACTGGAGCGACGAGCAGGTCACGGACGTGATCGCCTACATCAAGGAGTGGTGGAAGCCGCAGCAACGCGCCGCGCAGGCGCGCCTGAGCGGGACGCCCTAG